TGAGTCGTGCGAGCGCTGTTAGAACCTGTAGCGCTGGCAATGTAGGTAGCAACGGCTAGAGGTAGGTTGACTCCCAGAGTGCGTGATTCTTGCTGAACGTTAGTCGCCAGTTCATTGATTTTCCAGGAAGGCGTACAATTAAATTGTTTGACAGTTGTTGCACGTTTGATGAGTTTGCCGATGCGAGTCCGGGTGTCGAGTGGAGTAATCAGAATAACAGTTGAGGGTGTATTTATAGACAGCAGTGTGTTGAGCAATTCAAAGTGGTTGGCTGTAATTTTGCCTCGAATAACTAGAAGCTTTTCTTGACCGTATAAAGGCAGAGTCTGGGCGTACATCAGGGCGGCTTCTAGTTGGTCAAAGGAGAAGTTTTGAACATTGAAAATCGCCCAAATTGGATCTAAATTATGCTTCTGTTGTTGGATGAACTGCGTGATTCGATAGGTATCATTTCCTGTGAGAGTGAAAGCTTTCATAGAGACTAGTAAGGTAAGCTATTCGGTATTTAGATGGGGATACTTCAATCCCAAGGAAGGCAACAGGGAATACACAATAGAAATGCGTTAGGGTCAATCCCTTGTCAGGTAAGCTTTTTTCTTCACTATTCCTCATTCCCTATTCCCTATTCCCGCAACGCGATAGCGCTATAGCTTAAGAAAGGTGGGGAATAGTGAACTCAATTCCCCCTCTCTTTTACGGCAAGTGTCATTCCTTTCCTAAACAAGGATAGGCAAGTTGCAGCAGGCAAATTTCCAGCCCGATTAAAGGGTTAGAGGATTGTTGAATGCTTAACGCTGCGGCTTCTAGGGTTAGGAGCCGATGGTGTATTTCTGGGATGGAGACAAGCTGGGATAGAGATTCGATGGAAGACAGGTCAATCAGGCTGGCGAAGGGAACTTTACCTTGTTTGAGAGAATTAGTGTCTTGGGAAAGTTGAAACACCAGCAAGTCTCGGTGAATGGCGAGGAGTTCTTTGACTAAGTGAACGGGTTCTACTCCCTCATCGTTGAGTTGGTTAGACAGCGCCATCAGATTGTGAAGTCTTTGGGGTGTATCCTGGAAAATAGAAACACAAAGGTCTACTAAGGAATCAGCCGGAATACTGCCAATGACGTCCCGGACATGGTGAGGTTCAATCTTACCATTCGTACTCATCGCCAGTTGCTCTAACAGTTGTACCGAATCTCTCATACCTCCTTGAGAATGCTGAGCAATTAGCCGGAGAGCTTCAGGGTTAGCCGAGATTTTCTCATTTAGAGTTATTTGGCTTAATCGTTCTGTGATATCTTGGGTGGAGAGACGGCGGAATTGGAAATGTTGACAGCGAC
The nucleotide sequence above comes from Coleofasciculus chthonoplastes PCC 7420. Encoded proteins:
- the dnaX gene encoding DNA polymerase III subunit gamma/tau; amino-acid sequence: MTSQQSYQPWHLKYRPQNLSELVGQPLIVRTLTNELKTGNLPNVFLFDGPRGTGKTSTARIFAKSLNCLSSSQPTLTPCGTCLSCRSICSGSNLDVRELDAASNNGVDDIRELINYSKLSTTNRYRIIYLDECQMLSRSAQNAALKLFEDRLPNTIFILATTESEKLLDTIISRCQHFQFRRLSTQDITERLSQITLNEKISANPEALRLIAQHSQGGMRDSVQLLEQLAMSTNGKIEPHHVRDVIGSIPADSLVDLCVSIFQDTPQRLHNLMALSNQLNDEGVEPVHLVKELLAIHRDLLVFQLSQDTNSLKQGKVPFASLIDLSSIESLSQLVSIPEIHHRLLTLEAAALSIQQSSNPLIGLEICLLQLAYPCLGKE
- the holA gene encoding DNA polymerase III subunit delta, producing MKAFTLTGNDTYRITQFIQQQKHNLDPIWAIFNVQNFSFDQLEAALMYAQTLPLYGQEKLLVIRGKITANHFELLNTLLSINTPSTVILITPLDTRTRIGKLIKRATTVKQFNCTPSWKINELATNVQQESRTLGVNLPLAVATYIASATGSNSARTTQELEKLATCRGEETLTFGEIKQLIPNLNHSTLELANALKHKDVLQVNQLSQQLLSVGEPPLKITATLLTFIRTWLKLKAALKAGIRSDKDLTTATGVSNPNRLYFLKQDIQGLSTSWLIKSAIALFNLEGEIKQGLPSDYFTTRLLTLLTY